From the genome of Streptomyces sp. NBC_01317, one region includes:
- a CDS encoding TerD family protein, which produces MAVSLSKGGNVSLTKEAPGLTAVTVGLGWDVRTTTGTDFDLDASAIAVTAAGKVVSDGHFVFFNNKSTPDQTIVHTGDNRTGEGDGDDEAINVNLAGLPAEVDKIVFPVSIYDAETRSQNFGQVRNAYIRIVNQAGGAELARYDLSEDAATETAMVFGELYRNGAEWKFRAVGQGYASGLVGIATDFGVNL; this is translated from the coding sequence ATGGCTGTAAGCCTGTCCAAGGGCGGCAACGTCTCGCTCACCAAGGAGGCACCGGGCCTGACCGCTGTCACCGTCGGCCTCGGCTGGGACGTCCGTACCACCACCGGCACCGACTTCGACCTCGACGCCTCGGCGATCGCCGTCACCGCGGCCGGGAAGGTCGTCTCCGACGGCCACTTCGTCTTCTTCAACAACAAGTCGACGCCGGACCAGACGATCGTCCACACGGGTGACAACCGTACGGGCGAAGGCGACGGCGACGACGAGGCGATCAACGTCAACCTGGCGGGCCTGCCCGCCGAGGTCGACAAGATCGTCTTCCCGGTCTCCATCTACGACGCCGAGACCCGCAGCCAGAACTTCGGCCAGGTGCGGAACGCGTACATCCGCATCGTCAACCAGGCCGGCGGCGCGGAGCTGGCGCGCTACGACCTGAGCGAGGACGCCGCCACCGAGACCGCGATGGTCTTCGGCGAGCTGTACCGCAACGGCGCGGAGTGGAAGTTCCGCGCGGTGGGCCAGGGGT
- the arfB gene encoding alternative ribosome rescue aminoacyl-tRNA hydrolase ArfB has product MSGPSYVIRGSVSLPEAELMWRFSRSSGPGGQHVNTSDSQVELRFDLAKTEALPPVWKERALERLESRLVGGVITVRSSEHRSQWRNRETAAVRLTALLAEATAPPPRARRKGKIPRGLNERRLREKKQRAETKRGRTGRDWT; this is encoded by the coding sequence ATGTCCGGGCCCTCGTACGTCATCCGCGGTTCGGTCTCCCTGCCGGAGGCCGAGCTCATGTGGCGTTTCTCGCGCTCCTCGGGCCCCGGCGGCCAGCACGTGAACACCAGCGACTCCCAGGTGGAGCTGCGCTTCGACCTCGCGAAGACGGAGGCGCTGCCGCCGGTCTGGAAGGAGCGGGCGCTGGAGCGGCTGGAGAGCCGGCTGGTCGGAGGCGTGATCACCGTACGCTCGTCGGAGCACCGCTCACAGTGGCGCAACCGCGAGACGGCGGCCGTCCGGCTCACGGCCCTGCTGGCCGAGGCCACGGCCCCGCCGCCCCGGGCGCGCCGCAAGGGCAAGATCCCGCGCGGGCTCAACGAGCGCAGGCTCCGGGAGAAGAAGCAGCGGGCGGAGACGAAGCGCGGCCGCACGGGCCGCGACTGGACCTGA
- a CDS encoding flavin reductase family protein yields the protein MPHPEGVSNDEFRAALSRLAAGVVLVTAHEEALSADGPGGQDAGMTATAFLSVSLDPPLVLVSVRNGSRMDDLLDEQPLWGVSLLTESQRHIAGRFAMKGRISDRLLFEDIPYRRGEVSGAPLVGGALAVLECRTEQRVVAGDHTLVIGRVLTAELPSVEGGPLTYFQGKYRTLGRG from the coding sequence ATCCCCCATCCTGAGGGGGTGAGCAACGACGAGTTCCGCGCCGCCCTGTCCCGGCTCGCGGCGGGGGTGGTGCTGGTGACGGCACACGAGGAAGCACTGAGCGCGGACGGCCCCGGCGGCCAGGACGCGGGGATGACGGCGACCGCGTTCCTGTCCGTGTCCCTGGACCCGCCACTCGTGCTCGTGAGCGTACGGAACGGCTCCCGGATGGACGATCTGCTGGACGAGCAGCCGCTGTGGGGCGTGTCCCTTCTCACGGAGAGCCAGCGGCACATCGCGGGTCGCTTCGCGATGAAGGGGCGGATCAGCGACCGGCTGCTGTTCGAGGACATCCCGTACCGGCGGGGCGAGGTGAGCGGGGCGCCGCTGGTGGGCGGGGCGCTGGCGGTCCTGGAGTGCCGTACGGAACAACGGGTGGTCGCGGGGGACCACACGCTGGTGATCGGGCGGGTGCTGACGGCGGAACTGCCGAGCGTGGAGGGCGGGCCGCTGACGTACTTCCAGGGGAAGTACCGGACGCTGGGGAGGGGGTGA
- the cdgB gene encoding diguanylate cyclase CdgB, with translation METESEPYVRLATLRQLHQAVAELNTARSLADTLQTVADGIVKGLGYELACVNVVQADGDLVVAAFAGSAAAEALITGRVGSRASWERRLVMGEPWGSLRYIPHTEGWVLLEDDVPQWHTEGPDPRFEDEWHPADRLYAPMYASGSGNDLLGVISVDRPRGGRRPGAWGREALQMYASQAAIAISNARLRANMQRALVRLEREQAALRASEESFRQAFEYAPSGMAIAEMGGDQHGRLLRTNDALCRLLGRPASAMRRYSFSDMVHPEDIGTLLRTSAEGGRAELRLARRDGSYVWVSLRNSVVADTTDGPRFLLTHVEDIEERKSRELQLAHRASHDSLTGLPNSAELRARLSARLCSRPHAMRETAVEALDKAYGGYDGMVRYEPSYEASDGYDGRDTRDTYEPYETYESYEGYDGYSETAGERGGLRAGGFAPPGSPLDHHVHMIAPGDVAGDGTDDGTKGLAVLFCDLDGFKSINDRFGHNTGDAVLIEVARRLTTGVRDGDTVARLGGDEFVVLADGLGAADAADLAVRLRNAIIPPIRVDGRAVRVGASFGISWASCGMSVEEVLQSADQRMYIEKRSRNKVHRRAG, from the coding sequence ATGGAGACCGAGTCGGAGCCGTATGTCCGCCTTGCGACCCTGCGTCAGCTGCATCAGGCTGTCGCCGAACTCAACACGGCCCGAAGCCTGGCGGACACCTTGCAGACCGTCGCCGACGGCATCGTCAAGGGGCTCGGCTACGAACTCGCCTGCGTGAACGTGGTCCAGGCCGACGGTGACCTCGTCGTCGCCGCCTTCGCCGGGAGCGCCGCCGCCGAGGCGCTGATCACCGGCCGCGTCGGCTCCCGCGCCTCCTGGGAGCGCCGACTCGTGATGGGCGAGCCCTGGGGCTCCCTGCGGTACATCCCGCACACCGAGGGCTGGGTCCTGCTGGAGGACGACGTCCCCCAGTGGCACACCGAGGGCCCCGACCCGCGCTTCGAGGACGAGTGGCACCCCGCCGACCGGCTCTACGCGCCGATGTACGCGTCGGGCAGCGGCAACGACCTCCTCGGCGTCATATCCGTCGACCGGCCGCGCGGCGGACGCCGTCCGGGCGCCTGGGGCCGCGAAGCGCTCCAGATGTACGCGTCCCAGGCCGCCATTGCGATCAGCAACGCTCGCCTGCGAGCAAACATGCAGCGCGCCCTGGTCCGCCTGGAGCGTGAACAGGCCGCCCTGCGGGCCAGCGAGGAGTCCTTCCGCCAGGCCTTCGAGTACGCGCCCAGCGGGATGGCCATCGCCGAGATGGGCGGGGACCAGCACGGCCGGCTGCTGCGGACCAACGACGCGCTGTGCCGGCTGCTCGGCCGCCCCGCCTCCGCGATGCGCCGCTACTCCTTCTCCGACATGGTCCACCCCGAGGACATCGGCACCCTCCTCCGTACCTCCGCCGAGGGCGGCCGCGCCGAGCTGCGCCTGGCGCGCCGCGACGGCTCGTACGTCTGGGTCTCGCTGCGCAACTCCGTCGTCGCCGACACCACCGACGGCCCCCGCTTCCTCCTCACCCACGTCGAGGACATAGAGGAGCGCAAGAGCCGCGAGCTCCAGCTCGCCCACCGCGCCTCGCACGACTCCCTGACCGGCCTGCCCAACAGCGCGGAGCTGCGCGCGCGCCTCAGCGCCCGGCTCTGTTCGCGGCCCCACGCGATGCGCGAGACCGCGGTGGAAGCGCTGGACAAGGCGTACGGCGGGTACGACGGCATGGTCCGGTACGAGCCCAGTTACGAGGCGAGTGACGGGTACGACGGCCGGGACACGCGGGACACGTACGAGCCGTACGAGACGTACGAGAGCTACGAGGGGTACGACGGCTACAGCGAGACGGCGGGCGAGCGCGGCGGCCTGCGGGCCGGCGGCTTCGCGCCGCCAGGATCGCCCCTCGACCACCACGTGCACATGATCGCGCCGGGCGATGTGGCGGGTGACGGCACCGACGACGGCACGAAGGGCCTCGCGGTCCTCTTCTGCGACCTCGACGGCTTCAAGTCGATCAACGACCGGTTCGGCCACAACACCGGGGACGCCGTGCTGATCGAGGTCGCGCGCCGGCTGACCACGGGCGTACGGGACGGGGACACGGTCGCCCGGCTCGGCGGTGACGAGTTCGTGGTCCTCGCCGACGGCCTGGGCGCCGCCGACGCCGCCGACCTCGCCGTCCGGCTGCGCAACGCGATCATCCCGCCGATCCGGGTGGACGGCCGGGCGGTCCGGGTGGGCGCCAGCTTCGGTATCAGCTGGGCGAGTTGCGGGATGTCGGTCGAGGAGGTCCTCCAGTCGGCGGACCAGCGCATGTACATCGAGAAGCGGTCCCGGAACAAGGTGCACCGCAGGGCGGGCTGA
- a CDS encoding carbohydrate-binding protein, with product MTAGNNGASTPEDDDPFGYLYEDGQAAAANQRRQGGYGYPGPAAQPGVPRTSYNQVRAVGERQYGQQSQVPQQQGYGQQQQYGQAPYAGYGQQPNGPAPAGPYGAPAAPHASESTSRVPLQRAGGRGRGPNGPNTKGLLIGAVAVVAVVVIGITAALVSSGGDEDKNNDAAPTAAPSVGESEQPSEKPSQEAGDKPKELPKQDAATLQLTPPAAVASDIPGAKGTNGAYVSLNGAGAAATWKVDVPKAGAYTLFVTYGVPGKDAKTSLFVNSDERRDINMKNFAKAPEGAWDKGWTVTYAYVDLDKGSNTFKISCEQGDQCETVLDQLELKAGQVDR from the coding sequence ATGACGGCCGGGAACAACGGCGCGAGCACACCCGAGGACGACGATCCGTTCGGCTATCTGTACGAGGACGGACAGGCGGCGGCCGCCAATCAGCGACGCCAGGGGGGGTACGGATACCCCGGTCCCGCAGCCCAGCCAGGTGTACCGCGGACGTCGTACAACCAGGTCAGAGCCGTGGGCGAGCGCCAGTACGGCCAGCAGTCGCAGGTCCCTCAGCAGCAGGGGTACGGCCAGCAGCAGCAGTACGGCCAGGCCCCCTACGCCGGTTACGGCCAGCAGCCGAACGGCCCCGCGCCGGCCGGCCCCTACGGCGCCCCGGCGGCTCCGCACGCCTCCGAATCCACCAGCCGCGTACCGCTCCAGCGCGCCGGCGGGCGGGGCCGCGGCCCCAACGGCCCCAACACCAAGGGCCTGCTCATAGGCGCCGTGGCGGTCGTCGCGGTGGTCGTGATCGGAATCACAGCGGCCCTCGTGTCGAGCGGCGGCGACGAGGACAAGAACAACGACGCGGCCCCGACGGCCGCCCCGAGCGTCGGCGAGTCGGAGCAGCCCAGCGAGAAGCCCAGCCAGGAGGCGGGGGACAAGCCGAAGGAACTGCCCAAGCAGGACGCCGCGACCCTCCAGCTCACCCCTCCGGCGGCGGTGGCGTCCGACATCCCCGGCGCGAAGGGAACGAACGGCGCGTACGTGTCGCTGAACGGCGCCGGCGCGGCGGCGACGTGGAAGGTGGACGTGCCCAAGGCGGGGGCGTACACCCTTTTCGTGACGTACGGCGTGCCGGGCAAGGACGCCAAGACCTCACTGTTCGTCAACAGTGACGAGCGTCGCGACATCAACATGAAGAACTTCGCGAAGGCGCCCGAGGGCGCCTGGGACAAGGGCTGGACGGTCACCTACGCGTACGTCGACCTCGACAAGGGATCGAACACGTTCAAGATCTCCTGTGAGCAGGGCGACCAGTGCGAGACCGTCCTCGACCAGCTCGAACTGAAGGCGGGTCAGGTCGACCGCTGA
- a CDS encoding class II fructose-bisphosphate aldolase, with protein sequence MPLVTTGELITAAATAGHGVAAFNVITLEHAEAIAAGAERAGVPAILQISENAVAFHGGRLGAVAAAATAVARAASVPLSLHLDHVESADLLRSAPVEGFSSVMFDASKLPYAENLKATAEAVRWGHDHGVWVEAELGAVGGKDGEPPRGAHAPGVRTDPAEAVVFVAETGVDALAVAVGSSHAMTARTAALDHTLIATLREAVSVPLVLHGSSGVPDDEIRRAIAAGMVKINVGTALNSAFTAAVRDHLTAHPATVDPRKYLAPAREAMTGTVAGFLRVIGA encoded by the coding sequence GTGCCACTCGTCACCACCGGTGAGCTGATCACCGCCGCCGCGACCGCCGGACACGGCGTCGCCGCCTTCAACGTCATCACCCTGGAGCACGCCGAGGCGATCGCCGCCGGGGCCGAGCGGGCCGGGGTCCCCGCGATCCTCCAGATCTCGGAGAACGCGGTGGCGTTCCACGGCGGCCGCCTCGGCGCCGTCGCCGCCGCCGCGACCGCCGTCGCCCGCGCCGCCTCCGTACCGCTGTCGCTGCACCTCGACCACGTCGAGTCGGCGGACCTGCTGCGGTCCGCGCCGGTCGAGGGGTTCAGCTCGGTGATGTTCGACGCCTCGAAGCTGCCGTACGCGGAGAACCTCAAGGCCACCGCCGAGGCGGTGCGGTGGGGTCACGACCACGGCGTCTGGGTGGAGGCCGAGCTGGGCGCGGTGGGCGGCAAGGACGGCGAACCGCCGCGCGGCGCGCACGCCCCGGGTGTCCGTACGGACCCGGCGGAGGCGGTCGTCTTCGTCGCCGAGACGGGCGTGGACGCGCTGGCCGTCGCGGTCGGTTCGTCGCACGCGATGACGGCGCGCACCGCCGCCCTCGACCACACGCTGATCGCCACCCTGCGCGAGGCCGTATCCGTACCGCTGGTCCTGCACGGCTCGTCCGGCGTCCCCGACGACGAGATCCGCCGGGCGATCGCCGCCGGGATGGTCAAGATCAATGTCGGTACGGCGCTCAACTCGGCGTTCACCGCCGCCGTACGGGATCACCTGACGGCTCATCCGGCGACCGTGGACCCCCGGAAATACCTCGCCCCGGCTCGCGAGGCGATGACCGGGACGGTGGCGGGGTTCCTGCGGGTGATCGGCGCGTGA
- a CDS encoding 1-phosphofructokinase family hexose kinase, translated as MILTVTLNTALDITYRTPRLVPHATHRVSEVIERPGGKGLNVARVLAALGHETVVTGFAGGRTGDVLRELLPTAPDPRGPASAAFVSVDAPGSFSPPVDALVPIAGATRRTIAVVDETTGDTTQLNEPGPVVSPAEWAAFLARYEELLAVADAVALCGSLPPGIHVGAYADLVRAARGAGVPVLLDTSGEPLRRGIAARPDLVKPNADELARLTGSREPLRASRDARRRGAHAVVASLGPDGVLAATADGVWRASPPAPAKGNPTGAGDSAVAGLLSALVERLPWPARLTRAVALSTATVLSPVAGEFDAVAYDELLSRVRVTEQPAQ; from the coding sequence GTGATTCTGACCGTCACGCTCAACACCGCGCTCGACATCACGTACCGCACGCCCCGGCTGGTCCCGCACGCCACGCACCGCGTGAGCGAGGTGATCGAGCGGCCGGGCGGCAAGGGGCTGAACGTCGCGCGGGTGCTGGCGGCGCTCGGCCACGAGACGGTGGTGACGGGGTTCGCGGGCGGCAGGACGGGCGACGTCCTGCGCGAACTGCTGCCGACCGCTCCCGACCCCCGCGGGCCCGCCTCCGCCGCGTTCGTGTCCGTGGACGCGCCCGGGTCCTTCTCCCCGCCCGTGGACGCGCTCGTGCCGATCGCCGGTGCCACCCGCCGTACGATCGCGGTCGTCGACGAGACGACCGGCGACACCACCCAGCTCAACGAACCGGGCCCGGTCGTCTCGCCCGCCGAGTGGGCCGCCTTCCTGGCCCGCTACGAGGAGTTGCTCGCCGTCGCGGACGCGGTGGCCCTCTGCGGCAGCCTGCCGCCCGGCATCCACGTCGGCGCGTACGCCGACCTGGTGCGCGCGGCGCGGGGCGCGGGGGTGCCCGTCCTGCTCGACACCAGCGGCGAACCGCTGCGGCGGGGCATCGCCGCCCGCCCCGACCTGGTGAAGCCGAACGCCGACGAACTCGCCCGCCTGACCGGCTCCCGCGAGCCCCTGCGCGCCAGCCGCGACGCCCGGCGCCGGGGCGCCCACGCGGTGGTGGCCTCGCTCGGCCCGGACGGCGTGCTGGCGGCGACGGCGGACGGCGTCTGGCGGGCCAGTCCGCCGGCCCCGGCGAAGGGCAACCCGACGGGCGCGGGCGACTCGGCCGTGGCGGGCCTGCTCTCCGCGCTGGTGGAGCGTCTCCCGTGGCCGGCCCGCCTCACGCGCGCGGTGGCCCTGTCCACGGCGACGGTCCTGTCCCCGGTGGCGGGCGAGTTCGACGCGGTGGCGTACGACGAACTGCTCTCGCGGGTACGGGTGACGGAACAGCCCGCGCAGTGA
- the nagA gene encoding N-acetylglucosamine-6-phosphate deacetylase, translated as MAARAKSTVLTGGRVVLPTGTVDGGRVIVEGGRITGAAPADAVTLDLSGHWVVPGFVDMHNHGGGGASFTSGSVDEVLKGVRTHLEHGTTTLVASLVTGEADFLAQRAGILSELVEQGDLAGIHFEGPFISPCRKGAHSEELLRDPDPAEVRKLVDAGRGTVRMVTLATELPGGIDSVRLLAELGVIAAIGHTDATYEQTVEAIGAGATVATHLFNAMPPIGHRAPGPIAALLEDERVTVELINDGTHLHPAALELAFHRAGAGRVAFITDAMDAAGFGDGLYQLGPLAVEVKEGVARLVEGGSIAGSTLTLDTAFRRAATVDRLPVGDIVRAISANPAKLLGLYDRVGSLEPGKDADLVVLDAEFSVKGVLHRGEWVIEPQLG; from the coding sequence ATGGCCGCACGCGCCAAGAGCACCGTTCTGACCGGGGGCAGAGTGGTGCTGCCCACCGGCACCGTGGACGGCGGCCGGGTGATCGTCGAGGGCGGCCGGATCACCGGCGCCGCCCCCGCCGACGCCGTAACGCTTGATCTGTCGGGCCACTGGGTCGTGCCGGGCTTCGTGGACATGCACAACCACGGCGGCGGCGGTGCCTCGTTCACCTCCGGTTCCGTGGACGAGGTCCTCAAGGGCGTCCGTACGCACCTGGAGCACGGCACCACGACCCTCGTCGCCTCCCTCGTGACGGGCGAGGCGGACTTCCTCGCCCAGCGCGCCGGGATCCTCTCCGAGCTGGTCGAGCAGGGCGATCTGGCCGGGATCCACTTCGAGGGCCCGTTCATCTCGCCGTGCCGCAAGGGCGCGCACAGCGAGGAGCTGCTGCGCGACCCCGACCCGGCGGAGGTACGGAAGCTGGTCGACGCGGGGCGCGGCACGGTCAGGATGGTGACGCTCGCGACCGAACTGCCGGGCGGCATCGACTCCGTACGGCTGCTGGCCGAGCTGGGCGTCATCGCCGCGATCGGGCACACGGACGCGACGTACGAGCAGACCGTCGAGGCCATCGGCGCGGGCGCGACCGTGGCCACGCACCTCTTCAACGCGATGCCCCCGATCGGCCACCGGGCGCCGGGGCCGATCGCCGCGCTGCTGGAGGACGAGCGGGTCACCGTCGAGCTGATCAACGACGGGACCCATCTGCACCCGGCCGCGCTGGAGCTGGCGTTCCACCGCGCGGGCGCGGGCCGCGTCGCCTTCATCACGGACGCGATGGACGCGGCGGGCTTCGGCGACGGGCTGTACCAGCTCGGCCCGCTGGCCGTGGAGGTCAAGGAAGGTGTCGCGCGCCTGGTGGAGGGCGGCTCGATCGCCGGGTCCACGCTGACCCTGGACACGGCCTTCAGACGGGCCGCGACGGTGGACCGGCTGCCCGTCGGGGACATCGTCCGGGCGATCTCCGCCAACCCGGCGAAGCTGCTGGGCCTGTACGACCGGGTCGGCTCGCTGGAGCCGGGCAAGGACGCGGACCTGGTCGTCCTGGACGCGGAATTCTCGGTCAAGGGCGTGTTGCACCGAGGCGAATGGGTAATTGAGCCCCAACTGGGCTGA
- a CDS encoding ABC transporter substrate-binding protein, with translation MQQRYLAVTAAIAAMGMTMALAGCGATGSSGDVTLKLVAADYGNSPANSSEKYWSALAKDFETKNPGIKIDVDVRSWKTVDADVASMVKRGEAPDIAQIGAYADYVKQDALYSADELLNIPTQANFLTQLSDAGKVNRVQYGLPFVASTRLLFYNEKLFDEAGLSAPKTWADIESDSKALKEKGVTTPFALPLGTEEAQAETMMWLLSGGGGYTETADDSYSIDSAQNVATFRWLQKNMVEAGLTGPVAPEKLDRAAAFTAFNAGKVGMLNGHPTLMQEAEKAGIKVGMVPLPGINGTSKSSMGVADWMMAFKQPGHREAAGKFLDFVFSDKNVLDFVGQYDLLPVTYSANEAMAADPEYAALSKFQEALPTSQLPPVGKTSWAKVSESIKKNIGKAVEPGVNPSTVLGEIARDAVTAEAAE, from the coding sequence GTGCAGCAGCGCTACCTGGCAGTGACCGCGGCGATAGCCGCGATGGGCATGACAATGGCGCTGGCGGGTTGCGGTGCCACCGGGTCGTCGGGCGACGTCACCCTCAAACTCGTCGCGGCCGACTACGGGAACAGCCCGGCCAACAGCTCCGAGAAGTACTGGTCCGCGCTGGCCAAGGACTTCGAGACCAAGAATCCCGGCATCAAGATCGACGTCGACGTCCGCTCCTGGAAGACCGTCGACGCGGACGTCGCCTCGATGGTCAAGCGGGGGGAGGCCCCCGACATCGCGCAGATCGGCGCCTACGCCGACTACGTCAAGCAGGACGCTCTCTACAGTGCGGACGAACTCCTCAACATCCCCACCCAGGCGAACTTCCTGACGCAGCTGTCGGACGCGGGGAAGGTCAACCGCGTCCAGTACGGGCTGCCGTTCGTCGCGTCCACCCGGCTGCTGTTCTACAACGAGAAGCTCTTCGACGAGGCCGGGCTGAGCGCTCCGAAGACCTGGGCCGACATCGAGTCGGACTCCAAGGCGCTGAAGGAGAAGGGCGTCACCACGCCGTTCGCGCTGCCGCTGGGGACCGAGGAGGCGCAGGCCGAGACGATGATGTGGCTGCTGAGCGGCGGGGGCGGCTACACGGAGACCGCCGACGACTCGTACAGCATCGACTCGGCGCAGAACGTGGCCACCTTCAGGTGGCTCCAGAAGAACATGGTCGAGGCCGGGCTGACCGGGCCCGTGGCGCCGGAGAAGCTGGACCGCGCGGCCGCGTTCACGGCGTTCAACGCGGGCAAGGTCGGCATGCTGAACGGCCACCCGACGCTGATGCAGGAGGCCGAGAAGGCCGGCATCAAGGTCGGGATGGTGCCGCTGCCGGGCATCAACGGCACGTCCAAGTCGTCGATGGGTGTCGCCGACTGGATGATGGCCTTCAAGCAGCCCGGCCACCGCGAGGCGGCGGGCAAGTTCCTGGACTTCGTGTTCAGCGACAAGAACGTGCTGGACTTCGTGGGCCAGTACGACCTGCTGCCCGTCACCTACAGCGCGAACGAGGCGATGGCCGCGGATCCGGAGTACGCGGCCCTGAGCAAGTTCCAGGAGGCGCTGCCGACGTCGCAGCTGCCGCCCGTCGGCAAGACGTCGTGGGCGAAGGTCAGCGAGAGCATCAAGAAGAACATCGGCAAGGCCGTGGAGCCGGGTGTGAACCCGTCGACGGTGCTGGGGGAGATCGCGCGGGACGCGGTCACGGCGGAAGCCGCGGAGTAG
- a CDS encoding DUF3263 domain-containing protein, translating to MPDPEPEEPAPPVSDLSDRDRAVLAMERRGWPGPGAKERAIREDLGISPTRYYQVLGALLDDPRALAHDPVTVNRLRRVRAARREGR from the coding sequence GTGCCGGATCCCGAGCCCGAAGAGCCCGCGCCGCCCGTGTCCGATCTTTCAGATCGGGACAGGGCGGTGCTGGCGATGGAGCGGCGCGGCTGGCCGGGGCCGGGGGCGAAGGAGCGGGCGATCCGGGAGGACCTGGGGATCTCGCCGACCCGGTACTACCAGGTGCTGGGCGCCCTGCTGGACGACCCCCGGGCCCTGGCCCACGACCCGGTCACGGTAAACCGCCTACGCCGGGTCAGGGCCGCGCGCCGGGAGGGCCGTTGA
- the otsB gene encoding trehalose-phosphatase gives MGSPEIPLPSPSTPAGTHGLAALLARPADAIIALDFDGTLADIVPDPQQARAHPRAVPALAALAPHVASVVVITGRPAELAVRFGGFAGVPGLEHLVVLGHYGAERWDAATGTVRAPAPHPGVSAARAELPALLGGDGSAAQGTAQGTWIEEKGQAFAVHTRRAADPQAAFDTLRTPLAALATRHGLVLEPGRMVLELRPPGVDKGVALTKYVEESGAETVLYAGDDLGDLPAYAAVDTLRAKGHPGLLVCSGTEVPELSTRSDLTLPGPAAVADFLAALAQAVAGA, from the coding sequence ATGGGCAGCCCCGAGATCCCCCTGCCGAGTCCCTCCACCCCCGCCGGCACCCACGGCCTCGCCGCGCTCCTCGCGCGCCCCGCCGACGCCATCATCGCGCTCGACTTCGACGGCACCCTCGCCGACATCGTCCCCGACCCCCAACAGGCCCGTGCCCACCCCCGCGCCGTCCCGGCGCTCGCCGCCCTCGCGCCGCACGTCGCCTCCGTCGTGGTGATCACCGGCCGCCCCGCCGAACTCGCCGTCCGGTTCGGCGGCTTCGCGGGGGTGCCGGGCCTGGAGCACCTCGTCGTGCTCGGCCACTACGGCGCCGAGCGCTGGGACGCGGCCACCGGCACCGTACGCGCCCCCGCCCCGCACCCGGGCGTGTCGGCGGCCCGCGCCGAACTCCCCGCCCTCCTCGGCGGAGACGGATCCGCCGCGCAAGGCACCGCGCAAGGCACGTGGATCGAGGAGAAGGGCCAGGCGTTCGCGGTCCACACCCGCAGGGCCGCCGACCCCCAGGCCGCCTTCGACACCCTGCGCACCCCCCTCGCCGCCCTGGCCACCCGCCACGGCCTGGTCCTGGAACCGGGCCGCATGGTCCTGGAACTCCGGCCGCCCGGCGTGGACAAGGGCGTGGCGCTGACGAAGTACGTAGAGGAATCAGGCGCCGAGACCGTCCTGTACGCGGGCGACGACCTGGGCGACCTCCCCGCCTACGCGGCGGTCGACACCCTCCGCGCGAAGGGCCACCCGGGCCTCCTGGTGTGCAGCGGCACGGAGGTCCCGGAACTGTCCACCAGATCCGACCTCACCCTCCCGGGCCCCGCCGCGGTCGCCGACTTCCTGGCAGCCCTGGCGCAAGCGGTGGCCGGCGCCTGA